The Faecalibacterium prausnitzii genome includes a window with the following:
- a CDS encoding PglZ domain-containing protein — translation MFGDYVFEKTAAQYTKKILLVDEDHLEEKAHYSAVFQAHGFRTVVYTDDLSFRVNNTSLLNGEEKLVILVQPGVYVPYDIRKKCREEEISFETLFPKLNSVVLRESNNLDLDLLTLAYQSDFEEYHERKQTEKFLGLKMYARENVESYLKDLYDCVLNQSKKVKDYKVWFDLAEKKAQIDVMAVEHNVEIDTSELNRIFCAYAMKYFGKLSSEINLKSPVLVSNAMDYIHDHSEKAAIIVMDGMSEFDWTILKRSFTGICYCQSAAFAMIPSTTSISRQCLLSGKYPSQLIEPWKQSKEKNEFYECARKYGYRDNQIDYERGYDASFSAFVKCGAVIILDIDELVHAQYQGRVGMLNDDIVLMKQNKLAGLTKRLLKEGFDVYITADHGNTPCTGLGRLTGSGVEVETRSHKMVVLKNFANKDSLIERYGLLEYPKYYLPKDYDYLICDVGDSLDIKGENVMTHGGISLDEVVVPFIIARTEDYHG, via the coding sequence ATGTTTGGAGACTATGTGTTTGAAAAAACAGCTGCACAGTATACGAAAAAAATACTGCTTGTTGATGAAGATCATCTGGAAGAAAAAGCGCATTATAGTGCGGTGTTTCAGGCACATGGCTTCAGGACTGTTGTGTATACTGATGATTTGAGCTTCCGGGTTAATAATACAAGCCTTCTAAATGGAGAGGAAAAGCTTGTGATTCTGGTACAGCCGGGTGTTTATGTGCCATATGATATTCGGAAAAAATGCCGGGAGGAAGAAATTTCGTTCGAGACATTATTTCCAAAGTTGAATAGCGTAGTTTTGCGAGAAAGCAATAATCTGGATTTGGATCTTCTTACCCTGGCATATCAGAGTGATTTTGAGGAATACCATGAACGGAAACAGACGGAAAAGTTTCTTGGTCTCAAAATGTATGCTCGCGAAAATGTAGAGTCATATTTGAAAGATTTATATGATTGTGTACTGAATCAATCAAAAAAAGTCAAAGATTATAAGGTATGGTTCGATCTCGCAGAGAAAAAAGCGCAAATTGACGTAATGGCTGTAGAACACAATGTAGAAATTGACACGTCGGAGTTAAATCGGATATTTTGCGCCTATGCTATGAAATATTTTGGAAAGTTGTCTTCAGAGATCAACCTGAAATCCCCGGTCCTGGTAAGCAATGCAATGGACTATATCCATGACCATAGCGAAAAAGCAGCAATTATTGTAATGGATGGTATGTCGGAATTTGACTGGACGATATTAAAAAGATCGTTTACAGGAATTTGCTATTGCCAAAGTGCAGCCTTTGCTATGATTCCGTCTACAACGTCTATTTCTCGCCAATGCCTACTGAGTGGGAAGTATCCCAGTCAGCTGATTGAACCGTGGAAACAAAGTAAGGAAAAGAATGAATTTTACGAATGCGCAAGAAAATATGGCTATAGGGACAATCAAATAGACTATGAACGAGGATATGATGCAAGTTTTTCGGCATTTGTAAAGTGTGGTGCTGTCATTATTCTTGATATTGACGAACTGGTTCATGCACAGTATCAGGGACGTGTTGGAATGTTGAATGATGATATAGTGCTGATGAAACAAAATAAGCTTGCAGGGCTGACAAAAAGATTGTTGAAGGAAGGCTTTGATGTCTATATTACAGCTGATCATGGAAATACGCCTTGTACTGGATTGGGACGATTGACTGGATCAGGAGTTGAAGTTGAAACGAGAAGCCATAAAATGGTAGTCTTGAAGAATTTTGCAAATAAAGACAGTTTGATAGAACGATATGGCCTTTTAGAATATCCAAAATACTATTTGCCCAAGGATTATGACTATCTAATCTGTGATGTGGGGGATTCTTTGGATATCAAAGGTGAAAATGTAATGACGCATGGCGGGATTTCGCTTGACGAAGTGGTGGTTCCGTTCATAATCGCGAGGACGGAGGATTATCATGGCTAA